One region of Niallia sp. Man26 genomic DNA includes:
- a CDS encoding helix-turn-helix domain-containing protein, producing the protein MVGAALKRLRLEKGYSINELSDRAGVSKSYLSYIERGIQKNPSLQVLSKLATTLDTHVEELLETNSNGAEYLDSEWINLVEDAIKEGITKEEFSCYLEFIKFKKTSAD; encoded by the coding sequence ATGGTTGGTGCTGCACTAAAAAGACTGCGGTTAGAAAAAGGCTATTCCATTAACGAGCTATCTGACCGTGCAGGTGTTTCGAAGTCTTATTTGAGTTATATTGAGCGAGGCATCCAAAAGAATCCCTCTTTACAGGTCCTTTCAAAGCTTGCTACCACGCTTGATACTCATGTGGAAGAACTCCTCGAAACAAATTCTAACGGGGCGGAATACTTAGATTCAGAATGGATTAATTTAGTAGAAGATGCTATAAAAGAAGGAATTACAAAGGAAGAATTCTCATGCTACTTAGAATTCATTAAATTCAAGAAGACATCTGCAGATTAA
- a CDS encoding anti-repressor SinI family protein codes for MIEEKLMVEELDTEWIQLMKEAKSIGLDIQDVRNFIHND; via the coding sequence GTGATTGAAGAAAAATTAATGGTAGAAGAACTAGACACAGAATGGATTCAGTTAATGAAGGAAGCTAAAAGTATCGGGCTGGACATACAAGATGTGCGCAATTTCATCCATAACGATTAA
- a CDS encoding helix-turn-helix domain-containing protein, which produces MIGDRVKKLRLEKRMSLSELAEQAGVAKSYLSSLERNLQSNPSIQFLEKIATVFNVPVDHLINEQQNKDDLDSEWLKIVKEAMDSGVSKSEFREFLEYNKWRIEQKK; this is translated from the coding sequence ATGATCGGTGATCGTGTAAAAAAACTTCGCTTAGAAAAAAGAATGTCCTTGTCAGAACTTGCTGAACAAGCAGGTGTTGCAAAATCTTATTTAAGTTCCTTGGAGCGGAATCTCCAGTCAAATCCATCCATACAGTTTTTAGAAAAAATAGCTACTGTTTTTAATGTTCCTGTAGATCATCTAATTAATGAACAGCAAAATAAAGATGATCTTGATTCAGAATGGCTGAAAATTGTTAAAGAGGCAATGGACTCAGGCGTTTCCAAATCTGAGTTTCGCGAATTCCTTGAGTATAATAAATGGAGAATTGAACAAAAAAAATAG
- the treR gene encoding trehalose operon repressor, with amino-acid sequence MNKYLIIFEEIETAIRNGSYAPNSILPSENELAERYNTSRETIRKALNILAQKGYIQKLRGKGSLVLDMQKLQFPISGLVSFKELAEKMGSSSVTHIESFERKNPSPVLQKEMNLKKDESIWEVLRIREINKEKIILDKDYIIEKFVPGLTKEICRRSIFDYIEKDLKLKIGFARKEFTVETPTEEDYRLLDLEGFQAIVVVKNYIYFENAALFQYTESRHRPDKFRFVDFARRNE; translated from the coding sequence ATGAATAAATACCTAATTATATTTGAAGAAATAGAAACAGCAATTAGAAACGGCAGTTATGCCCCAAACAGCATATTACCTTCTGAGAATGAACTGGCTGAACGCTATAACACTTCACGCGAAACAATTCGCAAGGCGTTGAACATTCTTGCTCAGAAGGGATATATTCAGAAATTGCGCGGCAAAGGGTCGCTTGTCCTGGATATGCAGAAACTGCAATTCCCAATATCCGGTCTTGTAAGCTTTAAAGAACTAGCAGAGAAAATGGGCTCCAGTTCGGTGACACATATTGAAAGCTTTGAAAGAAAGAACCCGTCACCTGTTCTTCAAAAGGAAATGAACTTGAAGAAGGATGAATCCATTTGGGAAGTTTTACGTATAAGGGAAATTAATAAAGAAAAGATTATCCTGGATAAAGACTATATTATTGAAAAATTTGTACCAGGTCTGACAAAGGAAATATGCAGACGCTCTATTTTTGACTATATTGAAAAGGATTTAAAATTGAAAATCGGCTTTGCGAGAAAGGAATTCACGGTGGAAACACCTACTGAGGAGGATTATCGCCTTCTTGATTTAGAGGGGTTTCAGGCCATTGTGGTCGTTAAAAACTATATTTATTTTGAAAACGCTGCCCTTTTTCAATATACAGAATCCAGACACAGGCCAGATAAGTTTCGATTTGTAGATTTTGCAAGAAGAAATGAATAA
- a CDS encoding type 1 glutamine amidotransferase domain-containing protein, with protein sequence MSKIATLITNMFEDSEYTEPATSFKEAGHEVVTIELEAGKTVTGKQNKAEVKIDKGIDEVSAGDFDALFIPGGFSPDQLRGDDRVVAFTKEFMDSKKPVFAICHGPQLLITAKTLEGRNATGYKSIKVDMEYAGATYKDEEVVVCGGQLVTSRTPEDIPAFTRESLKLLEK encoded by the coding sequence ATGAGTAAAATTGCAACATTAATAACTAATATGTTCGAGGATTCAGAGTATACGGAGCCGGCAACATCCTTCAAGGAAGCTGGCCATGAAGTAGTAACAATTGAACTCGAGGCCGGCAAAACGGTGACAGGCAAACAGAACAAAGCTGAGGTTAAGATTGATAAAGGCATTGATGAGGTCTCTGCAGGTGATTTTGATGCTTTATTTATTCCTGGAGGATTTTCTCCTGACCAGCTGCGCGGTGATGATCGTGTTGTTGCGTTTACAAAAGAATTTATGGACAGCAAAAAGCCAGTATTTGCAATCTGCCATGGTCCGCAGCTGTTAATCACAGCAAAGACATTAGAGGGCAGAAATGCTACCGGGTATAAATCTATCAAAGTCGATATGGAATATGCTGGTGCAACATATAAGGATGAAGAAGTTGTTGTATGTGGCGGACAGCTTGTAACAAGCAGAACGCCAGAAGATATTCCTGCTTTCACAAGAGAATCATTAAAGCTGCTCGAAAAATAA
- the map gene encoding type I methionyl aminopeptidase, translating into MIVLKSMREIEKMKAAGRILAACHKEIAKMIKPGITTMEIEKFVEGFLKERGATPEQKGYRDYPYAICASINDEVCHGFPREEELKSGDIITVDMVVNLHGGLADSAWTYKVGTVSDETEKLLEVTKKALYIGIEQAKIGNRIGDIGASIQQYAEEEGYSVVRDFIGHGIGAVIHEKPEVPHFGEKGKGPRIKEGMVFTIEPMINIGAYPVKMDANGWTARTKDGTYSAQYEHTIAITKDGPIILTDQEEGI; encoded by the coding sequence ATGATTGTACTGAAGTCAATGAGAGAAATCGAAAAGATGAAAGCGGCTGGCCGAATTTTAGCTGCCTGTCATAAAGAGATTGCAAAAATGATAAAGCCTGGGATTACTACAATGGAGATAGAAAAGTTTGTTGAGGGTTTCTTAAAGGAAAGAGGTGCTACGCCTGAGCAAAAGGGCTATCGTGATTACCCTTATGCCATTTGTGCAAGCATTAATGATGAGGTTTGTCACGGATTTCCTAGAGAGGAGGAGCTAAAGTCTGGTGATATTATCACAGTTGATATGGTTGTGAATTTACATGGAGGCTTGGCTGATTCTGCGTGGACATATAAGGTTGGAACAGTATCTGATGAAACGGAAAAGCTGCTGGAAGTTACAAAAAAGGCTTTGTATATTGGAATTGAGCAAGCGAAGATTGGCAACAGGATTGGTGATATTGGCGCTAGCATTCAACAATATGCAGAAGAAGAGGGATACTCTGTTGTAAGAGATTTCATCGGCCATGGTATTGGTGCTGTTATTCACGAAAAACCTGAGGTGCCTCATTTTGGCGAGAAAGGTAAAGGACCGCGAATTAAAGAAGGCATGGTTTTCACCATAGAGCCAATGATTAATATCGGAGCATATCCTGTCAAAATGGACGCAAATGGCTGGACTGCCCGGACAAAAGATGGTACATACTCCGCACAATATGAACATACAATAGCCATAACGAAGGACGGGCCGATTATCCTGACAGACCAGGAAGAAGGTATATAA
- a CDS encoding DUF1128 domain-containing protein, with protein sequence MNLDVKSTENVEYMIEQIKEKLKVLNLGAIKPTHFDEEMYTELKEIYDHIMKRDSFSPNEMQALAEELGNLRKK encoded by the coding sequence TTGAATTTAGATGTTAAATCGACTGAAAATGTGGAATACATGATTGAACAAATAAAAGAAAAACTGAAAGTACTGAACCTTGGAGCGATTAAACCAACACATTTCGATGAAGAAATGTATACAGAACTGAAGGAAATTTATGATCATATCATGAAAAGAGATTCCTTCAGCCCGAATGAAATGCAAGCATTAGCAGAAGAATTGGGAAATCTCCGCAAAAAATAA
- a CDS encoding low molecular weight protein-tyrosine-phosphatase: protein MEVRVLFICLGNICRSPMAEAVFRDLVKKENLQDSITCDSAGTGGWHIGNPPHRGTREILKKNLISDAGILARQLHTADLESFDYLIAMDNSNRENIRLLNEQLEENKVHLLMDFAEIRVYDEVPDPYYTGNFDEVFQMVTVGCQGLLQDIRSKYHL, encoded by the coding sequence ATGGAAGTTCGTGTGTTATTTATTTGCTTAGGAAATATTTGCAGATCACCAATGGCAGAGGCAGTATTTCGGGATCTTGTAAAAAAAGAAAATTTGCAGGACAGCATTACATGCGATTCAGCAGGAACTGGTGGATGGCATATAGGTAATCCGCCGCATAGAGGTACAAGGGAGATTCTAAAAAAGAATCTAATAAGTGATGCAGGAATACTAGCAAGGCAGCTTCATACAGCTGATTTGGAAAGCTTTGATTATTTAATAGCGATGGATAACAGCAATCGTGAAAATATCAGGCTTCTAAATGAGCAGCTCGAGGAAAATAAAGTTCATTTGTTGATGGATTTTGCCGAAATTCGGGTATATGATGAAGTGCCTGACCCTTATTATACAGGCAATTTCGATGAGGTATTCCAGATGGTAACGGTGGGCTGTCAAGGCTTGCTTCAGGATATTAGAAGTAAATACCATTTGTGA
- a CDS encoding YtxH domain-containing protein, with amino-acid sequence MAQLSLVKGLLLGGLIGASLSMLDKRTRKASMYNMKRLTTSITDFDTMSSSITETSEKVKQTAEKVSNDVAFILDKVEELKEVTPTIASIVKETKEAFTTDGTQEEYKPQGLTSSTQYLPQYTH; translated from the coding sequence ATGGCACAGCTTAGCTTAGTAAAAGGACTTTTATTGGGCGGTTTGATAGGAGCTTCGTTGAGTATGCTTGATAAACGGACAAGGAAGGCTTCCATGTACAATATGAAGCGCTTAACGACTTCAATCACTGACTTTGACACGATGTCTTCGAGCATTACAGAAACTTCTGAGAAGGTGAAGCAAACAGCAGAGAAGGTCTCCAATGATGTGGCTTTCATTTTGGATAAGGTAGAAGAATTGAAAGAAGTTACACCGACAATTGCAAGCATTGTGAAAGAAACGAAGGAAGCATTTACTACTGATGGTACTCAGGAAGAGTACAAGCCACAAGGTTTGACTTCCAGCACGCAGTATTTGCCGCAGTATACACACTAA
- a CDS encoding YihY/virulence factor BrkB family protein: MGEAMGFVKQLAVKIKNDDVFDLAAQLAYYFLLSIFPLIIFMMTLLPYLPITKDDLLNLISTFAPGESMDIIETNLEQVLNRNGTLLSFGIIATIWSASNGLNAIIKAFNKAYEVEETRSFIVARAMSVVLTLGMIAVVVIALLLPVFGEQIGVFLFSQFSLSDEFLSVWRALRFLVTPVILFIVFLALYWVAPNKKITCVSAVPGAIFASVGWVAVSLGFSFYVGNFGNYSATYGGIGAIIVLMIWFYLTGIIIIIGGIVNAIFTSRKKKPC; this comes from the coding sequence ATGGGAGAGGCAATGGGCTTTGTTAAGCAGCTGGCAGTAAAAATAAAAAATGATGATGTATTTGATTTAGCGGCACAGCTCGCATATTACTTTTTGCTGTCGATCTTTCCGCTGATCATTTTCATGATGACGTTATTGCCGTATTTACCTATCACAAAGGATGATTTATTAAACTTAATTTCAACCTTTGCTCCAGGGGAAAGTATGGATATTATTGAAACAAACCTGGAGCAGGTTCTGAACAGAAATGGGACATTGCTGTCCTTTGGTATCATCGCAACAATCTGGTCTGCTTCAAATGGTTTAAATGCTATTATCAAGGCATTTAATAAAGCTTATGAAGTAGAAGAAACACGTTCCTTTATCGTTGCAAGAGCGATGTCTGTTGTACTGACATTAGGTATGATTGCTGTAGTGGTTATTGCACTGCTGCTGCCAGTATTCGGCGAACAGATAGGAGTGTTTTTATTTTCTCAGTTTAGTTTATCGGATGAGTTTTTAAGTGTTTGGCGAGCACTGCGATTTTTAGTGACTCCAGTAATTTTATTCATTGTATTTTTAGCATTATATTGGGTTGCACCAAATAAGAAAATCACTTGTGTGAGTGCTGTTCCAGGCGCTATTTTTGCATCAGTGGGCTGGGTTGCAGTTTCATTAGGCTTTTCTTTTTATGTAGGCAACTTCGGTAATTATTCGGCAACATATGGCGGGATTGGCGCCATCATTGTATTGATGATCTGGTTTTATTTGACAGGCATCATTATTATTATCGGCGGTATCGTTAATGCCATTTTCACAAGCCGTAAAAAGAAGCCTTGCTAA
- a CDS encoding heavy metal translocating P-type ATPase → MLTETKPLAHKGSESPSLFSEKIMPHLELIAAGISGLLILTGWFMAHQEEQTLSVISYVLAFIIGGFAKAKEGIEETIANKELNVEMLMVFAAVGSAIIGYWTEGAILIFIFAVSGALETYTMNKSHKEISALMDLQPEKAWKLNTDGTTELIPVAELSIHDRILIKPGERVPADGRILSGTTSIDEAAITGESLPVIKDSSDEVFAGTVNISGSITVEITKNAHETLFQKIIALVQSAQSEKSPSQAFIEKFEGTYVKVVLSIVVIMMFLPHFVLGWSWNETFYRAMILLVVASPCALVASIMPATLSAISNGARNGILFKGGIHLETLGAVQAIAFDKTGTLTKGMPTVTDIHVKQGYSEEEILLYAASIENHSTHPLAKAIVEKAAATINKPLLTLDSVQNLSGFGVTAQLDDKEWKIGKAEFVGQDSALSFNPTLFNQLSESGKTVVFVKAGDEIIACIALKDIVRTEAKAAIQLLKDYQIHTIMLTGDNERTANTIAKESHVQEYIAECLPEQKVSHIKNLKERYPIVAMVGDGINDAPALATANVGIAMGGGTDVALETADIVLMKNDLPKIAEAIKLSKRMNAIINQNIIFSISVIMLLVISNLLQAVDLPFGVIGHEGSTILVILNSLRLLRG, encoded by the coding sequence ATGTTGACGGAAACGAAACCACTTGCACATAAGGGTTCTGAATCACCTTCCCTATTTTCCGAAAAGATTATGCCGCATCTTGAACTAATTGCGGCAGGTATAAGCGGTCTACTCATTTTAACTGGGTGGTTTATGGCCCATCAGGAGGAACAAACATTATCTGTTATCTCCTATGTGCTCGCCTTTATTATCGGCGGTTTTGCTAAAGCAAAAGAAGGCATTGAAGAAACCATTGCCAATAAGGAATTAAATGTGGAAATGCTGATGGTTTTTGCTGCAGTTGGTTCTGCGATAATTGGCTATTGGACAGAGGGTGCCATTCTTATCTTTATTTTTGCAGTTAGCGGAGCACTGGAAACATACACGATGAATAAAAGTCATAAAGAAATATCTGCATTGATGGATCTACAGCCTGAAAAAGCCTGGAAATTAAATACTGACGGTACAACAGAATTAATTCCTGTCGCTGAACTCTCCATCCATGACAGAATATTGATTAAACCAGGTGAAAGAGTGCCGGCTGATGGAAGAATATTATCTGGAACAACTTCTATTGATGAAGCGGCAATTACGGGGGAATCACTGCCTGTTATAAAAGACAGCTCTGATGAGGTTTTTGCGGGAACAGTGAATATAAGCGGCTCTATCACAGTAGAAATTACGAAAAATGCACATGAGACACTCTTTCAAAAGATTATCGCTCTAGTTCAGTCAGCGCAGAGTGAAAAGTCTCCTTCGCAAGCATTTATTGAAAAGTTTGAGGGCACTTATGTTAAGGTCGTTTTGAGCATTGTTGTTATTATGATGTTCCTGCCTCATTTCGTACTAGGCTGGAGCTGGAATGAAACATTTTACAGAGCAATGATTCTTCTTGTGGTCGCATCCCCTTGCGCCCTTGTTGCAAGCATCATGCCAGCTACTTTATCCGCTATATCTAACGGAGCACGAAACGGAATATTATTTAAAGGCGGCATTCATTTAGAAACTTTAGGTGCAGTGCAGGCTATTGCCTTTGATAAAACTGGAACACTTACAAAAGGAATGCCTACAGTAACAGATATCCACGTTAAACAAGGATATTCCGAGGAAGAAATTCTTTTGTATGCTGCAAGTATTGAAAATCACTCTACTCATCCGCTTGCAAAAGCAATTGTCGAAAAAGCTGCCGCAACCATCAATAAGCCGCTCCTTACGCTTGATAGTGTTCAAAATCTGTCTGGCTTTGGTGTAACTGCACAACTAGACGATAAAGAATGGAAAATCGGGAAGGCAGAATTTGTTGGTCAAGACAGTGCTCTAAGCTTTAACCCTACTCTTTTTAATCAGTTGTCAGAGAGTGGGAAAACCGTTGTGTTCGTCAAAGCTGGAGATGAGATTATCGCTTGCATCGCCTTAAAGGATATTGTCCGCACAGAGGCTAAAGCTGCCATTCAATTATTAAAGGACTATCAAATTCATACTATCATGCTTACAGGTGACAATGAAAGAACAGCGAATACAATCGCCAAAGAAAGCCATGTTCAGGAATATATTGCAGAATGCCTTCCTGAACAAAAGGTTAGTCATATAAAAAACCTTAAGGAGCGTTATCCGATTGTGGCGATGGTCGGTGACGGCATCAATGATGCCCCGGCATTAGCGACAGCAAATGTTGGTATCGCCATGGGTGGCGGCACAGATGTTGCCCTTGAAACAGCTGACATTGTCTTAATGAAAAATGACTTGCCAAAGATTGCTGAAGCGATAAAATTGTCAAAACGAATGAATGCTATAATTAATCAGAACATTATATTTTCGATATCTGTAATTATGCTGCTTGTAATATCAAATCTTCTTCAAGCAGTAGACCTTCCATTTGGGGTGATTGGCCATGAAGGCAGCACCATTCTTGTTATATTAAACAGCCTCCGTCTTTTAAGAGGCTAA
- a CDS encoding pyridoxamine 5'-phosphate oxidase family protein codes for MNDALQSKILELLDNHKIGTLATIQDDKPYSRFMLFFHDELTLYTATNKETHKVDDLGQNPNVHILLGVQDAGFSGAYCEIEATATIEDSKEKKEKYWSDKLSKWLGGPDDPNYVLLHLKPQKIRYFADSSSKAEVLEL; via the coding sequence ATGAATGACGCATTACAATCAAAAATACTGGAACTGCTCGATAATCACAAAATAGGCACATTGGCAACCATACAAGACGATAAGCCGTACAGCCGGTTTATGCTGTTCTTTCACGATGAATTGACTCTTTATACAGCAACGAATAAGGAAACACATAAAGTCGATGATCTCGGCCAAAACCCTAATGTCCATATACTGCTTGGTGTTCAGGATGCTGGATTTTCTGGTGCCTACTGTGAAATTGAGGCAACAGCTACAATTGAAGATTCTAAAGAGAAAAAAGAAAAATATTGGAGTGACAAGCTTAGCAAATGGCTGGGCGGTCCAGATGATCCAAATTATGTGCTGCTCCACTTGAAGCCGCAAAAAATCCGCTATTTCGCTGATTCTAGTTCTAAAGCAGAGGTTTTAGAGCTGTAA